GCCGCCAGGCGCGTGGGTTCGATGCTGATCGGCTACCACGACTGCGACGGCAAACTGCGCTACGCCGGCCGGATCGGCACGGGACTGAACGCCGACTGGCACGAACGGCTGTTCCGCGAGTTTGCGAAGCGCAGCCGGAGCAGCAGCCCGTTTGCGGACTTCGTGCCGCTTGCGGGCGTGCAATTCGTTCATCCCAAGCTGGTGGCCGAGATCGAGTTCCGACGCTGGCCGGACGGCGGCTTGGTGCAGCAGGGGGCCTTCAAAGGCCTACGGCAAGACAAGAAGCCCGCCGACGTGGTCAAAGAGTTCAACGGAATCGCGTGACGGATCGCGCTAGCAAACAAAGGTGTCCCCATGGCAGCAAAAGCATCATCCGCGCGTCCGGTTTGGACCGGTTCCATTAGCTTCGGGCTCGTCACGATCCCCATCAAGCTGTTTACGGCCGTGCGCGAGCAGCGCATCAGCTTCCGCAGCCTGCACGATCAGGACCAGGTGCCGCTAAAGCAGAAGATGGTGTGCCCGGCCGACGGGAAGGAGGTTCACTCCGAACATATCGTGAAGGGGTACGAAATCGAGAAGGACCGCTTCGTCGTAATCCAGCAGGGCGACCTGGAGGCCGTGATGCCCAAGGCGAGCAAGGCGATCGAGATTCAGGACTTTGTGGAGCTGGACGACATCGACCCGCTCTACTTTGATCGGCCATACTACGTCGCGCCCAAGCCCGAGGGGGCCAAGCCGTACCGATTGCTGCTGGAGGCGATGCAGAAGTCGGGCAAGGTGGGCATCGCGACCATCGTGATGCACAACAAGCAATACCTGGCCGCGTTGCGGCCGCTGGGCGACGCGCTTTGCCTGGAGACGATGCACTTCGACGATGAAGTAGTGCCGGAAAGCACGGTGCCAGATCTGCATCACAAGGCTAAAGTGGACGACCGCGAGCTGAAGATCGCGCAGCAGTTGATCGACTCGCTGACGACCGAGTTCAAGCCCGACAAGTACAAGGACGAGTACCGCCAGCGCGTGTTGGAACTGATCGAGAAGAAGGCCAAGGGCCAGAAGGTCGTCAACCGGCCCGAATCGACGGCGTCGCCGCGCAAGGCGAACGATTTGATCGCGGCGCTGGAGGCGAGCCTCGCGAAGACCAAGAGTGAGGTCGTGTCGAGCGCGCGCACACCTCGCCGAAGGAAGTCAGCGTGATGGCTAAGCCGACCGCGGCAAAATCGGCACGTGGAACATCGTCCGGCCGGGCCGGCCCGGTGCCGGTGACGAACTTGGACAAAGTGCTGTTCCCTTCGGGCTTCACGAAGGGGCAGATGATCGACTACTACGAGCGCATCTCACCGGTGCTGCTCCCGCACCTGCGCGGGC
The Tepidisphaeraceae bacterium DNA segment above includes these coding regions:
- a CDS encoding Ku protein; this translates as MAAKASSARPVWTGSISFGLVTIPIKLFTAVREQRISFRSLHDQDQVPLKQKMVCPADGKEVHSEHIVKGYEIEKDRFVVIQQGDLEAVMPKASKAIEIQDFVELDDIDPLYFDRPYYVAPKPEGAKPYRLLLEAMQKSGKVGIATIVMHNKQYLAALRPLGDALCLETMHFDDEVVPESTVPDLHHKAKVDDRELKIAQQLIDSLTTEFKPDKYKDEYRQRVLELIEKKAKGQKVVNRPESTASPRKANDLIAALEASLAKTKSEVVSSARTPRRRKSA